The genome window GTCGCACGCGTCCCGGGGGAGTGGCCCCTCAAGCCCGGGTACGTCCTGTACGTGTGGACCGCCCGCCTCGTCGCCGGCACCCCCGAGCCGCTCCAGGACCACGACGAGCTGCGCTGGCTGACCCGCGAGCAGGTCTGGGACGTCGACTGGCTCGATCAGGACGTCGCGGCGGTCGAAGCGGTACGGGCCGCGTGGCAGCCGCTCCCGCACCACGGCGCCTCATAGAGCCTCGGACTCTCGCCCCGCCGAGCGGGCCGCGGCAGTTCGACGACCCTGCCCCAGCCGTTTGAACTCGGGCTCCTGTGCATGGATACGGTAAAGCCTGTGCTCGCCTTGTGAGCGGCCCACGTCGCCGCGCAGGCCGGAATGCCACGGTCCCCACCTGCGGAAAAGCCGCAAGTCGCACCCCGGAGCGGGGGCGTCCCGGTCTCTCGGCTGCTGGTGGTGAATGGGACTGGTGTTGCACAAGGGGCTGGCGCCCCATACGCCGTTCGTGCCACAGTGCGCCCCAGTGCGCGGTAAGGCGCCATTGATATCGGGTATGTGCCCATTAACCCCACGAAACCGGACATGGGTGGGCTTCTGGCCTGGGAAGTGATCGGCGTGCTCGACACCCAAGGCGAAAGCGCCGAGTGGACGTTCCCCGCAGACCCCGGTGCGGTCCGCACCGCCCGCGCCGTAGTCCGGGGCCAGCTGCGCACCTGGGGTCTCGACGAGCTCGGCGATGTCGCCGCGCTGCTGGTCAGCGAGCTGGTCACCAACTCGATGCGGCACGCCACGGGCCCCATCGGCGTCCGCCTCATCCGGGCCGCCGGCCCCGTGTCCACTCTGCTCGTCGAGGTCTCCGACCCGCTCCCCGAATTCCCCCGGGAGCGCAGGGCCGGTTCCGACGAGGAGGACGGCCGCGGTCTGCAGCTGGTCGCCCACTCCTCGCGCCGCTGGGGCACCCGGCCGGCGGACACCGGAAAGACGGTCTGGTTCGAGCTCGCGGTTCCCTGCTGACCGCGCTCATCCGGTGCACGGCAGCGCGTCACCGGCGCGGCCGGCGGGGCGCGCACCGACCGATCGGATCCAGCCAGGAGAGCGGGTGACGTTCTTTGGTTCGAGCGGGCACCACCTGGTTAGAAGACTGGGAGTATTGCCCGGCCGGTCCAAAAACCATCGGGATCGTGCTGTGATCGTGAACACCGTGTTGTGCGGCACCGTAGTGCTGGATACTGCGGGCAGCCGCCCCCGGTGACCGGTGCCGGACGCGGTGAGCTGGAGGGGACGGTTCGCGTGAGCGAGATACCAGCGAAGGCCACGGAGTCCGAGGACCCGTCGGACGGCGCGAGGGGCGGGGCCGCGGTCGATGCCGCCGCGGCCGTCGAACCGCGCGACCCGGCGGGCGGCCCCCTGTGGCAGAGCAGTCCGCCCGGCTCCATCTACGACTACATCAAGGTCGCCTCGTTCTCCCTCGGCCCCGACGGGCTCGTCGAACAGTGGAGCCTGCGCGCCGAGCATCTCTTCGGCATCTCCGCCGAGCGGGCCGTGGGCATGGACCCCATCGAGGCGTTCGTCGCCCCGGACCTGCGCGAGCGCGGCCAGCGCAAGATGGCCGAGATCCTGGACGGCCGCGAGTGGACCGGCGTCATCCCCTATCGGCTGCCCGACGCGGAGCGGACCGAGGGGCTCGCCGAGGTCTACGTGATGCCCACCACGACCGAGGACGGCGAACAGGGCGCGGTGTGCATCATCGTCGACGCCCGCACCCTCCGCAGCATCGAGACCGACCTCGCCGCCTCGCAGGCGATATTCGGCCAATCTCCCTTCGGCTTCCTGCTGATCGACCTCGACCTGCGGGTACGCCGCGCCAACGAGCGGTTCGCCTCCACGTTCGGGGGCACGCCCGCCGACCACCGCGGCCGCACCGTCCACGACTACGTGCGGTCCCCGGAGGCCGAGCGCATCACCGCCACGCTGCGGCGCGTCCTGGAGACCGGCCAGTCCATCACGGACATGCACATCACGGGGTTCGTCCCCGACTCCGACGAGCGCAAGCACTGGTCCGTCAACCTCTACCGGGTGCACAGCGGCAGCGGCCGGCCCATCGGGATCGCCTGGCTCGGAACCGACATCACCGCGCGCCGTGCCGCCGCCCGCGAGGCCGCCGCCGCCCGCCGCAACCTCGCCCTGCTGAACGAGGCCGGTGCCCGCATCGGCAACTCCCTCGACCTGGAGACCACCGCCCGCGAACTCCTCGACGTGGTCGTGCCCGGCTTCTGCGACCTCGCCACCGTCGACCTCTACCAGGGCCTCCTGGCCGGCGACGAGACACCGCCGGGCCTGCCCG of Streptomyces cynarae contains these proteins:
- a CDS encoding (deoxy)nucleoside triphosphate pyrophosphohydrolase, whose protein sequence is MTQPIVVVGAAVLDGGRLLAARRSAPPELAGRWELPGGKVERGETPEQALVRELREELGVTAEPVARVPGEWPLKPGYVLYVWTARLVAGTPEPLQDHDELRWLTREQVWDVDWLDQDVAAVEAVRAAWQPLPHHGAS
- a CDS encoding ATP-binding protein yields the protein MGGLLAWEVIGVLDTQGESAEWTFPADPGAVRTARAVVRGQLRTWGLDELGDVAALLVSELVTNSMRHATGPIGVRLIRAAGPVSTLLVEVSDPLPEFPRERRAGSDEEDGRGLQLVAHSSRRWGTRPADTGKTVWFELAVPC